One genomic window of Coffea eugenioides isolate CCC68of chromosome 1, Ceug_1.0, whole genome shotgun sequence includes the following:
- the LOC113752110 gene encoding alcohol dehydrogenase-like 7 isoform X2 has product MAQTQEASKTAGKPIRCRAAVARKAGEPLVIEEITVAPPKARELRVRVLCSALCFSDIHFWRLEEPHGYYPRIFGHETVGVVESVGEGVEDVMVGDTVIPSFLAYCGECPDCISIKSNQCSKLRFELSPYIRDGTSRFSDAKGETIYHFGYTSGFSVGAAWKTADVEAGSTVAIFGLGVIGLAVAEGARLRGAKTIIGVDLNPDKVEIGKKFGITHFINPKELGDKPASEVILGMTDGLGADYCFECVGLPSLSQEAFACCRKGWGKTIILGVDKPDSKFILNSLVNNHSGKTITGVQYGGLKPNIDIAILGKRYLDKELQLDLFVTHEIKLEDINKAFKLLIEGKCLRTVIWMDQERASADGVTFNEL; this is encoded by the exons ATGGCACAGACACAAGAAGCAAGCAAAACTGCAGGGAAGCCCATCCGTTGCAGAG CTGCGGTTGCTAGGAAAGCAGGGGAACCATTAGTGATAGAGGAAATTACAGTTGCCCCTCCAAAAGCCCGTGAACTTCGCGTTCGAGTCTTATGCTCCGCCCTCTGTTTCAGTGACATCCATTTCTGGAGACTCGAA GAACCTCATGGATATTATCCAAGGATTTTTGGTCATGAAACTGTTGG GGTTGTGGAGAGCGTTGGAGAGGGAGTCGAGGATGTAATGGTGGGAGACACTGTCATTCCGTCATTCTTGGCTTATTGTGGAGAATGTCCTGACTGCATATCCATCAAAAGCAATCAGTGCTCCAAACTGAGATTTGAACTGTCTCCTTATATTAGAGATGGGACAAGCAGGTTTTCTGATGCCAAGGGAGAGACAATTTACCACTTCGGCTACACATCAGGTTTTA GTGTAGGTGCCGCATGGAAAACAGCTGATGTTGAAGCAGGTTCAACTGTAGCTATTTTTGGACTGGGAGTTATTGGATTAGCG GTTGCTGAAGGAGCAAGACTTCGTGGAGCTAAGACAATTATCGGTGTGGATTTGAACCCGGACAAAGTTGAGATAG GTAAAAAGTTTGGCATCACTCACTTTATCAACCCAAAGGAACTTGGGGATAAACCTGCGAGCGAG GTGATTCTTGGGATGACTGACGGGCTTGGTGCTGATTACTGCTTTGAATGCGTCGGCTTGCCATCCCTATCACAAGAAGCATTTGCTTGCTGCAGAAAG GGATGGGGCAAGACCATTATATTAGGAGTGGACAAGCCAGATTCAAAGTTTATCCTCAACTCCCTAGTGAATAATCATAGTGGGAAGACCATCACAGGAGTCCAATATGGTGGTCTCAAGCCTAATATTGATATTGCCATTCTTGGAAAACGTTACTTGGACAAG GAACTTCAGCTGGACTTGTTTGTCACACATGAGATCAAACTTGAAGACATCAACAAGGCTTTCAAGTTGCTCATTGAGGGTAAGTGCCTCCGGACTGTGATTTGGATGGATCAGGAGAGGGCAAGTGCCGATGGTGTGACCTTTAATGAATTATAA
- the LOC113752110 gene encoding alcohol dehydrogenase-like 7 isoform X1: protein MAQTQEASKTAGKPIRCRAAVARKAGEPLVIEEITVAPPKARELRVRVLCSALCFSDIHFWRLEEPHGYYPRIFGHETVGVVESVGEGVEDVMVGDTVIPSFLAYCGECPDCISIKSNQCSKLRFELSPYIRDGTSRFSDAKGETIYHFGYTSGFSEYTVVDITHVTKVDPAIPPSKACLLGCGVSTGVGAAWKTADVEAGSTVAIFGLGVIGLAVAEGARLRGAKTIIGVDLNPDKVEIGKKFGITHFINPKELGDKPASEVILGMTDGLGADYCFECVGLPSLSQEAFACCRKGWGKTIILGVDKPDSKFILNSLVNNHSGKTITGVQYGGLKPNIDIAILGKRYLDKELQLDLFVTHEIKLEDINKAFKLLIEGKCLRTVIWMDQERASADGVTFNEL from the exons ATGGCACAGACACAAGAAGCAAGCAAAACTGCAGGGAAGCCCATCCGTTGCAGAG CTGCGGTTGCTAGGAAAGCAGGGGAACCATTAGTGATAGAGGAAATTACAGTTGCCCCTCCAAAAGCCCGTGAACTTCGCGTTCGAGTCTTATGCTCCGCCCTCTGTTTCAGTGACATCCATTTCTGGAGACTCGAA GAACCTCATGGATATTATCCAAGGATTTTTGGTCATGAAACTGTTGG GGTTGTGGAGAGCGTTGGAGAGGGAGTCGAGGATGTAATGGTGGGAGACACTGTCATTCCGTCATTCTTGGCTTATTGTGGAGAATGTCCTGACTGCATATCCATCAAAAGCAATCAGTGCTCCAAACTGAGATTTGAACTGTCTCCTTATATTAGAGATGGGACAAGCAGGTTTTCTGATGCCAAGGGAGAGACAATTTACCACTTCGGCTACACATCAGGTTTTAGTGAGTATACTGTGGTAGACATCACTCACGTTACAAAAGTAGATCCTGCAATTCCACCCAGCAAAGCATGCCTGCTTGGCTGTGGAGTATCGACTG GTGTAGGTGCCGCATGGAAAACAGCTGATGTTGAAGCAGGTTCAACTGTAGCTATTTTTGGACTGGGAGTTATTGGATTAGCG GTTGCTGAAGGAGCAAGACTTCGTGGAGCTAAGACAATTATCGGTGTGGATTTGAACCCGGACAAAGTTGAGATAG GTAAAAAGTTTGGCATCACTCACTTTATCAACCCAAAGGAACTTGGGGATAAACCTGCGAGCGAG GTGATTCTTGGGATGACTGACGGGCTTGGTGCTGATTACTGCTTTGAATGCGTCGGCTTGCCATCCCTATCACAAGAAGCATTTGCTTGCTGCAGAAAG GGATGGGGCAAGACCATTATATTAGGAGTGGACAAGCCAGATTCAAAGTTTATCCTCAACTCCCTAGTGAATAATCATAGTGGGAAGACCATCACAGGAGTCCAATATGGTGGTCTCAAGCCTAATATTGATATTGCCATTCTTGGAAAACGTTACTTGGACAAG GAACTTCAGCTGGACTTGTTTGTCACACATGAGATCAAACTTGAAGACATCAACAAGGCTTTCAAGTTGCTCATTGAGGGTAAGTGCCTCCGGACTGTGATTTGGATGGATCAGGAGAGGGCAAGTGCCGATGGTGTGACCTTTAATGAATTATAA